The following are encoded together in the Vigna unguiculata cultivar IT97K-499-35 chromosome 2, ASM411807v1, whole genome shotgun sequence genome:
- the LOC114174062 gene encoding transcription factor MYB53-like — MGRSPCCDESGLKKGPWTTEEDQKLVNHIQKYGHASWRALPKLAGLNRCGKSCRLRWTNYLRPDIKRGKFSKEEEQTILDLHAILGNKWSAIASHIPGRTDNEIKNFWNTHLKKKLIQMGYDPMTHQPRTDDVLTGLSHLIALANLKQLLDNQHQPWEQNLARLQQEAIQLATLQSLQQHLLHPQFTEADLNSVNSMTNSTFMMNHDNDNVNVSNDTSAMSCNGIGRVQLANDSTPFSHMPELKTPPSSSVELSDKDMVQLHQGENYPNSPWLFSCSSTTPSSPSSHVVPPVTSEVSFTNVDDNCTVWPEILLEDPLFRMIS, encoded by the exons ATGGGAAGATCTCCTTGCTGTGATGAAAGTGGTTTGAAGAAGGGTCCTTGGACAACCGAGGAAGATCAGAAGCTTGTTAACCACATTCAAAAATATGGTCATGCAAGCTGGAGGGCACTTCCAAAACTTGCAG GACTCAACAGGTGTGGCAAAAGTTGCAGGTTAAGGTGGACGAACTACTTGAGACCTGACATTAAAAGAGGAAAGTTTTCCAAAGAGGAAGAACAAACAATTCTTGATCTCCATGCCATCCTCGGAAACAA ATGGTCCGCAATAGCAAGTCACATACCTGGTAGGACAGAtaatgaaataaagaatttttgGAACACTCATCTGAAGAAGAAGCTGATTCAAATGGGTTATGATCCAATGACACACCAGCCTCGAACTGATGATGTTCTCACAGGCTTGTCTCATCTCATAGCACTGGCTAACCTGAAACAACTTTTGGACAATCAGCATCAACCATGGGAACAGAACCTTGCAAGGCTTCAACAAGAGGCCATCCAATTAGCCACCCTCCAAAGCTTACAACAACACCTCCTGCACCCACAATTCACTGAGGCAGATCTTAACTCAGTTAATAGCATGACAAACAGTACCTTCATGATGAACCACGACAACGACAACGTCAATGTTTCAAATGATACCAGTGCTATGTCATGTAATGGAATTGGCAGAGTCCAATTGGCTAATGATTCCACCCCTTTCTCTCACATGCCTGAGTTGAAAACACCACCTTCTTCTTCTGTTGAATTGAGTGATAAGGACATGGTTCAATTACATCAAGGAGAAAATTACCCTAATTCTCCGTGGCTTTTTTCGTGTTCTAGCACTAccccttcttctccttcttcccaTGTTGTTCCACCAGTGACGTCGGAGGTTTCATTCACTAATGTGGACGATAATTGCACCGTTTGGCCAGAGATCCTGCTAGAGGACCCTTTGTTCAGAATGATTTCCTAG
- the LOC114173099 gene encoding protein CROWDED NUCLEI 2-like isoform X2: MSQPPQRKPCSTAAAGKVDDWRCFKELGLLDEAVTQKKDREALTEKISALQTELVDYQYNMGLLLIENKKWSSKYDQLRQELAETEEILKRQQSGHLIALFDAEQRERCLRIALSVERKCVADLERALMQCKKTIHKFSIPHIQS, from the exons ATGTCTCAACCACCACAGAGAAAGCCATGTTCTACGGCGGCGGCGGGGAAAGTTGACGATTGGAGATGCTTCAAAGAGTTAGGGTTGCTGGATGAGGCAGTCACGCAGAAGAAGGACCGTGAAGCGCTTACGGAGAAGATCTCCGCTCTCCAAACAGAG cttGTTGACTACCAGTACAATATGGGCCTCCTCTTGATCGAGAACAAAAAATGGAGTTCAAAGTATGATCAACTGAGGCAAGAACTAGCTGAAACCGAGGAGATTCTCAAACGACAACAGTCAGGACATTTAATTGCATTATTTGATGCTGAGCAAAGGGAGAGATGTTTGAGGATAGCATTGAGCGTGGAGAGGAAGTGTGTGGCTGAT CTTGAGAGAGCTCTGATGCAATGCAAGAAGACTATACACAAGTTCAGTATTCCTCACATACAAAGCTGA
- the LOC114173099 gene encoding protein CROWDED NUCLEI 2-like isoform X1 gives MSQPPQRKPCSTAAAGKVDDWRCFKELGLLDEAVTQKKDREALTEKISALQTELVDYQYNMGLLLIENKKWSSKYDQLRQELAETEEILKRQQSGHLIALFDAEQRERCLRIALSVERKCVADVCFVSISSLERALMQCKKTIHKFSIPHIQS, from the exons ATGTCTCAACCACCACAGAGAAAGCCATGTTCTACGGCGGCGGCGGGGAAAGTTGACGATTGGAGATGCTTCAAAGAGTTAGGGTTGCTGGATGAGGCAGTCACGCAGAAGAAGGACCGTGAAGCGCTTACGGAGAAGATCTCCGCTCTCCAAACAGAG cttGTTGACTACCAGTACAATATGGGCCTCCTCTTGATCGAGAACAAAAAATGGAGTTCAAAGTATGATCAACTGAGGCAAGAACTAGCTGAAACCGAGGAGATTCTCAAACGACAACAGTCAGGACATTTAATTGCATTATTTGATGCTGAGCAAAGGGAGAGATGTTTGAGGATAGCATTGAGCGTGGAGAGGAAGTGTGTGGCTGATGTATGTTTTGTTTCTATTTCAAGT CTTGAGAGAGCTCTGATGCAATGCAAGAAGACTATACACAAGTTCAGTATTCCTCACATACAAAGCTGA
- the LOC114166924 gene encoding uncharacterized protein LOC114166924 — MVLIKNTAACVVFVFLCAAWFSTARLNPKGVAVDEIPDIKASVATRVTKSTRVKSFAKLDMNKYGKVKCSAIPEEKRNGRRRLPYEVNGGPLAFTAAFTADYYRPVHHPPKNNK; from the exons ATGGTGCTAATCAAGAACACTGCAGCTTGTGTTGTGTTTGTATTTCTTTGTGCTGCCTGGTTCTCCACTGCACGGTTGAACCCTAAAG GTGTTGCAGTTGATGAAATTCCGGATATAAAG GCAAGTGTTGCAACTAGGGTTACGAAAAGTACTAGAGTGAAAAGCTTCGCAAAGCTTGATATGAATAAATATGGGAAGGTGAAGTGTTCTGCGATTcctgaagaaaaaagaaatggtaGAAGACGTTTGCCTTATGAGGTTAATGGGGGTCCCTTGGCTTTTACTGCTGCTTTTACTGCTGATTATTATCGACCAGTGCACCATCCACCTAAGAATAACAAATGA